The DNA window tttcaactttttttttttgtgcagTCCACAATTTTTACAGGTATATATGGCTATGTCATTGCAGTGATATGGCTGTTGTGTGGCTTAGGATATGGAGTATTTCTTCTAGCCTCTACCTGCTGCTCTAAAAGGAAAAACAGAGAGTTTAAGAAGAAATCAACTTGTTATAAACAATGTTATCTCTGGCTGACCTTCTCAGCTATTTTCTTGACAATTTTAGCTATGTAAGTTACTTCATTCCTCTAATATTACCAAAGATATCAGGTTTGAGCTCTGAGAGTGGAGTCACCTTTGGTAAGGAGGGCTTTTTTGAGTCGTAGCAGAAACTGTTTTTGAGAAGTCGGTAAGTACTTTTAGAACCTTGATCAAGCACGAATTGCTACTCTaatattgacaaaaatatttttcaaataaattagtcaaacacaaagTGCTACTCTCCAAGAATACTTCTTTTCGAAAAGCAAAATAAGCAGATTTTGCAAGTTTGACCAAACAGACTACTTGTTGGGCCCAAAACAGGTACCAAACATCGgatgggaaacaaaaaaaatatatgtactgCATCCTTGAATAAAGtggtttttcttttattgtggaAGGTTTATAAAATTGAGATACTTTCACTATCATTGCAGAACAGCTACAGGCCTGGCACTAGGAGGGAATGCAAAACTTCGTTCAAGAACAAATACAGTTGTGGACATTGTCGTTGATACAGCAGAGGAGGCATCGGAGACTATATACACTACTACTGGATCCCTGAGAGCGATGTACACTGACTTAGCACATACTGATATACGTCATGAGGCTGCTCGTTTCCTCATTCCCACCTCTAGAAGTCTTGACAGACAGGCTGCTGATATACATAGGGAAGCCACCGAAAACAGGCGTTTAATCATGAAAGGCCTTGACATATTGTAAGTCTTCATCTTCTAGTAGAGGCAAATCCAGGATCTAGAGTTAGTGTGTGCTTTCGAGTCCATACAATTTCATGGCAATTAAATAAGTGAGCCAGCAAGTTTATGCTCATTTTATGTTGCTagaaaaaaaactgaaatgCATACTACTTTTTGTTGGCAGGTATATAGTAACTACATTGATCATTTCACTCAACTTGGTTGCTGTAATTGCCCTAACAGGTGACTACTAAATCCAACTCGACTTTTCCTGTTGTTCGATATTATTTCAAAAGAATCTTGAAACCAGAACTAAAATGGAAGTGTAAAATACTCCTTGTCTGGGAGCTAGAATTCACTAgtataatattcaaaattttgccATTTCTCTTGTTTAGTTTGCAAAGAGGGAATTAGAAAAGGAGACTAGTTATTTTTGGGTAAAAACTTATCCGCACCTGGTATTTTTGAGTAGAGCTGTCGTTAAATATCTAATTCTAACTAAAGCTGCAATCTTTTTCATTGCAGTATTTGGAATCCTCAAATTCAGAAGAACTTTTCGCCTGTAAGTATATCACGTCAATGGTGCAAAATTTTGCCTCCTGTTTTAGATATAGTATATCTGATATACACTTTCCAAGTTCTTGGCAATACTCCGATAGTTTCTAATTTTTGAAACATTTTTCTGATCCATGCAGGCTGATTGCAGTGTGTTGGATCTTTACAATCCTGTGCTGGTTATTTTTCGGGATTTATTTCTTTCTAGACAAGTACGAAAACAATTTCCAATAACTTCTCAAGATTTGTGTTTCATCTCAAAAATTGTACGGCATTGGCGTACTGATGATCATATTCCATCTGTTATTACAGCTTTGCTGGAGACGCATGCACAGCTCTAGAAAGTTTCGAGATAAATCCCTACAACAATAGCTTGAGTTCAATCCTCCCCTGTAATGAATTACTCACTGCAGAATCAATCCTATATGAAGTCAGTGAAGGGATTCATCGAGTAGTGAACAGGGTaaaatttagtttattttagtATCACTGAAAAATAAGTAATACTTCTGGTATTTTGAGCAATAAAGTTTTGTTTACTAGTCTTGATAACATGGAAATTTGCAGGTAAATCGCGAACTATCTACAAATTATGGAAATGTTGCACAAATCTGCAACCCATTCTCCGGTCCACCTGACTATAACTATGAGCCTGATGAGAACTGTCCATCTAGCGCAATCAGGATAGGAGACCTCCCTCGGGtatatagctcaaaggctatatAATTCACAATTTTCTTCACTCATAGTTACTGTTCTTAGTCTTTCCTTTACATTTGAATTGACGgaattttctcttcttgtaTGAAAAGATAATCAAGATGCTGACTTGCACGAATGAAAACTGCATAGGAGGAGTCTTGATTCCGCTTAGGGATTTCAATAACATCGAGGCATATACAACTGCTCTCAAAAGGATACTG is part of the Solanum stenotomum isolate F172 chromosome 8, ASM1918654v1, whole genome shotgun sequence genome and encodes:
- the LOC125872434 gene encoding uncharacterized protein LOC125872434, with protein sequence MEFTHRRKVAISLLLSALLFAFNFTNLEGLSVRPPERRLVELDCASEAKQSDDTVRINPLDNFKKYKGGFDITNKHYWSSTIFTGIYGYVIAVIWLLCGLGYGVFLLASTCCSKRKNREFKKKSTCYKQCYLWLTFSAIFLTILAITATGLALGGNAKLRSRTNTVVDIVVDTAEEASETIYTTTGSLRAMYTDLAHTDIRHEAARFLIPTSRSLDRQAADIHREATENRRLIMKGLDILYIVTTLIISLNLVAVIALTVFGILKFRRTFRLLIAVCWIFTILCWLFFGIYFFLDNFAGDACTALESFEINPYNNSLSSILPCNELLTAESILYEVSEGIHRVVNRVNRELSTNYGNVAQICNPFSGPPDYNYEPDENCPSSAIRIGDLPRIIKMLTCTNENCIGGVLIPLRDFNNIEAYTTALKRILDVYPGMESLAECDTVYDSFSDILDYHCKPLKKNAHMTWGGLVFLSTVMVALVLVWTFEAHHEQNHHHNLDCSIKPHSSATVDMIELGKVKEAEVDTNPSSIT